One segment of Rosa chinensis cultivar Old Blush chromosome 6, RchiOBHm-V2, whole genome shotgun sequence DNA contains the following:
- the LOC112173844 gene encoding E3 ubiquitin-protein ligase AIP2: MDFEDEQYLKQRLDELQRDVSKKQKFEPAVAALVSLLRDRYSNASQPLRKSYYTVISRVATVLKTRYTSPGFWAAGLALFRLALTLVSDPAEKNQLLNYISEAEKVVRQEDEPPNLSPPNQGFLFEGHLTVDREPPQPQWLVQSNFMASAATLLAAESSRSGRPEPETGDNNDDSESAANLLQSLIDNLDSVLPPGILDDVRGAPRVPPASKKVVANLPVITITEEKLEKLGTDCCICKEILVVNDKMQELPCKHTFHPPCLKPWLDEHNSCPICRHELETDDHAYESWKEREREAEEDRKGAANAVRGGEYMYV, from the exons ATGGATTTCGAAGATGAACAATACCTGAAGCAAAGACTAGACGAATTGCAGAGAGACGTCTCCAAGAAGCAAAAGTTCGAACCCGCCGTCGCCGCCCTCGTCTCTCTCCTCCGCGACCGCTACTCCAACGCCTCCCAGCCGCTTCGCAAGTCCTACTACACCGTCATCTCCCGCGTCGCCACCGTCTTGAAGACCCGATACACCTCCCCCGGTTTCTGGGCCGCCGGGCTGGCCCTCTTCCGCCTCGCCCTAACCCTAGTTTCCGACCCGGCCGAGAAGAATCAATTACTCAATTACATTTCCGAGGCCGAGAAGGTCGTTCGTCAAGAAGACGAGCCTCCCAATCTCTCGCCGCCGAATCAAG GGTTTCTTTTCGAGGGGCATCTGACGGTGGATCGGGAGCCGCCGCAACCGCAGTGGCTGGTCCAGTCGAATTTCATGGCCTCCGCCGCCACTCTCTTAGCCGCCGAGTCTTCACGTTCGGGTCGACCCGAACCCGAGACCGGCGACAACAACGACGACTCCGAGAGCGCGGCGAATCTGCTGCAGTCGCTAATCGACAACCTTGACAGCGTTTTGCCGCCGGGGATTTTGGACGACGTGAGAGGAGCGCCGAGGGTGCCGCCGGCGAGTAAGAAAGTGGTGGCGAATCTTCCGGTGATTACGATTACGGAGGAGAAGCTGGAGAAGCTGGGAACAGACTGCTGCATTTGTAAAGAGATTTTGGTTGTGAATGACAAGATGCAGGAATTGCCTTGCAAGCACACTTTTCACCCACCATGTTTAAAACCTTGGCTG GATGAGCACAATTCGTGTCCAATATGCCGGCATGAGTTGGAGACTGATGATCATGCATATGAGAGCTggaaggagagggagagggaggctGAAGAAGACAGAAAAGGCGCTGCCAATGCGGTTCGGGGTGGTGAATACATGTATGTTTAA
- the LOC112169987 gene encoding F-box only protein 13 — MEQENCSAFMMTRKRKSQEENCISSTFLMDELNEDLLEGVLSRLPISAFFRLSSVCKRWKSVANSSSFKLACSQIPSRDPWFFMVDSHLNRSIVFDSAEKNWKKLNHPPLLQTNSNCNSMPVSASGGFICFRNSYGNFVVCNPVTGSCNEQPPLYPALQSLTFHAIVMSSCPNKHDQSSYRLVVVFGELPKLSFRVYNSSSGCWEEEITLCKKFNDDDNSKELDDSTDFDSNDDSAVYFLSKAGNVVATNMQRSPSKQYSSVITNKDGEEIVHFLSSSGSIVACNLTSKCFIEYPRLLPVFYEYSIDLVECGGRMLVVLLSEFFESASLRVWCYDEDVRSWQQIAAMPPAMSHEWYGKNVDINCVGAGDQILICLSSAEISSCVMCDLAANEWVELPKCYVDGEAIKFMSAFSFQPRIEASL, encoded by the coding sequence ATGGAGCAAGAAAATTGCTCAGCTTTCATGATGACTCGGAAGAGAAAGTCCCAAGAAGAGAATTGCATTTCAAGCACATTTTTGATGGATGAGCTTAATGAAGACCTTCTTGAAGGGGTCCTGTCTAGGCTACCAATCTCTGCATTTTTCCGTCTTTCTTCGGTTTGCAAGAGATGGAAATCAGTTGCAAACTCTTCAAGTTTCAAGCTTGCCTGCTCCCAAATCCCTTCTCGGGATCCATGGTTCTTCATGGTCGACTCTCATCTCAATCGATCCATTGTGTTTGACTCTGCTGAAAAAAACTGGAAGAAACTTAACCATCCACCTCTCCTCCAGACAAACTCCAACTGCAATTCCATGCCTGTTTCAGCCTCTGGTGGCTTTATCTGTTTCCGAAATTCATATGGCAACTTTGTCGTGTGCAATCCTGTGACAGGGTCCTGCAATGAACAACCTCCACTCTATCCAGCCCTACAAAGCCTCACATTCCATGCCATTGTGATGAGCTCATGTCCCAACAAGCATGACCAGTCCTCTTACAGGCTTGTAGTTGTCTTTGGTGAGCTTCCGAAGCTGTCATTTAGAGTGTACAACTCAAGCAGCGGTTGCTGGGAAGAAGAGATCACCTTGTGCAAGAAGTTCAATGATGATGATAATTCAAAGGAACTTGATGATTCTACAGACTTTGACTCGAATGATGACAGTGCTGTTTACTTCCTCAGCAAGGCTGGAAATGTAGTGGCAACCAATATGCAAAGAAGCCCATCTAAGCAATACTCATCTGTTATCACTAACAAAGATGGTGAGGAAATAGTCCATTTCCTTAGCTCCTCGGGCTCAATCGTGGCTTGCAATCTGACCTCCAAGTGCTTCATTGAGTACCCGAGGCTACTCCCCGTTTTCTATGAGTACTCCATTGACTTGGTGGAGTGTGGAGGCAGGATGCTGGTGGTTCTGTTGTCGGAGTTCTTTGAAAGTGCGAGCCTTAGGGTTTGGTGTTATGATGAGGATGTTCGAAGTTGGCAACAAATTGCAGCAATGCCACCAGCAATGTCCCATGAGTGGTATGGCAAGAATGTGGATATCAACTGTGTCGGGGCAGGTGACCAGATATTGATTTGCTTAAGCTCAGCAGAGATTTCTAGCTGTGTTATGTGTGACTTGGCTGCTAATGAATGGGTTGAATTGCCCAAATGCTATGTGGATGGTGAAGCCATCAAGTTTATGTCTGCTTTCTCATTCCAGCCAAGGATTGAGGCTTCTCTATGA
- the LOC112172630 gene encoding F-box/FBD/LRR-repeat protein At1g16930, whose product MRVQTGKKKRVEKMGSIDRISALPDELVRHILSCMPTLDSVRTSVLSKRWNNLWTSVPNLDFYDRRDFPADDADNDVRLRRPRCDRFARFVSSVLYSRDAIDIGKFSLSVGTPHHLPVIEDWICAVARRNVVELQLAFHVPSIFWIPRCILMCKTLRVLGLCLWDFDFAIDPPTSGCFPSLKVLHVRVSSDNLYLMGKLFSYCPVLEDLTIDGKVKNGDTDIGYNFNVSVPQVKTLNISLEVGMARSRRGHEYEQFETRINVYIDAPKLEKLDLKKDGFTNYVLMGRAKSLVNASIDVRDSRAKNPPHFPSCATALLVGISNVKYLSLLAPWSKDWRLPAFDNLKQLRLVLVDCNYWEVLPEFLHCAPNLEDLVLENVTECERQYPRCEWGLPKDVPICLLSHLKTISISGFKGQWAEREIAKYLLKNGSFLDEMLIYTDGVYAVRDFHKEFSMFHRMVKFIQM is encoded by the exons ATGCGTGTTCAGACCGGCAAGAAGAAAAGGGTAGAAAAAATGGGTTCGATTGATAGGATCAGTGCATTGCCTGATGAACTAGTTCGTCACATACTTAGCTGCATGCCCACATTAGATTCTGTGAGGACCTCCGTTTTGTCTAAAAGATGGAACAACTTGTGGACCTCGGTTCCCAATCTGGACTTCTACGACCGAAGAGATTTTCCTGCTGATGATGCTGATAATGATGTTCGACTTCGTCGCCCTCGTTGTGATCGTTTTGCAAGGTTTGTCAGCAGTGTGCTCTATTCAAGGGACGCAATAGACATTGGCAAATTCTCTCTGTCGGTTGGCACACCCCATCATTTACCTGTCATTGAGGATTGGATTTGCGCCGTTGCTAGGCGCAATGTTGTTGAATTACAACTTGCATTCCATGTGCCTAGTATTTTTTGGATACCTCGGTGCATATTAATGTGCAAGACACTGAGGGTTTTGGGGCTGTGCCTGTGGGACTTCGACTTTGCTATTGATCCTCCTACATCAGGCTGTTTCCCAAGTCTGAAGGTCCTCCATGTTAGAGTTTCTAGTGATAATCTATATTTAATGGGGAAGCTGTTTTCTTACTGCCCTGTGCTTGAAGATCTAACTATTGACGGAAAAGTGAAAAATGGAGACACTGATATAGGTTACAATTTCAATGTTTCTGTGCCTCAAGTGAAGACGCTGAACATAAGTCTTGAAGTGGGGATGGCGAGGTCAAGAAGAGGTCATGAGTATGAACAGTTTGAGACTCGTATCAATGTTTATATTGATGCCCCAAAGCTTGAAAAACTTGATCTCAAAAAGGATGGTTTCACAAATTATGTTCTCATGGGGAGAGCCAAGTCCCTAGTTAATGCTAGTATTGATGTCAGAGATTCTAGAGCAAAAAATCCACCTCACTTTCCCTCATGTGCAACTGCGCTTCTGGTTGGAATTTCTAATGTGAAATATCTGTCTCTTTTGGCTCCTTGGTCAAAG GATTGGCGTCTCCCTGCTTTTGATAATTTGAAACAACTGAGGTTAGTTCTTGTGGATTGCAATTACTGGGAAGTGCTGCCTGAGTTTCTGCACTGTGCACCTAATCTTGAAGATTTGGTCTTAGAAAAT gtaactgaatGTGAAAGACAGTATCCAAGGTGTGAATGGGGTCTGCCAAAGGATGTGCCTATTTGCTTGTTGTCACACCTGAAGACTATCTCCATAAGTGGATTCAAGGGACAGTGGGCTGAGAGGGAGATAGCCAAGTATCTCTTGAAGAATGGTTCTTTTTTGGATGAGATGCTGATTTACACAGACGGTGTGTATGCGGTACGAGACTTTCACAAGGAGTTTTCAATGTTCCATAGGATGGTTAAGTTCATTCAGATGTAA